In Mobula hypostoma chromosome 18, sMobHyp1.1, whole genome shotgun sequence, one genomic interval encodes:
- the LOC134358133 gene encoding LOW QUALITY PROTEIN: uncharacterized protein LOC134358133 (The sequence of the model RefSeq protein was modified relative to this genomic sequence to represent the inferred CDS: inserted 3 bases in 2 codons) yields the protein PAPVYAPIPAPVYAPVPAPVYPPCPCPCERPLCTPPIPAPVYAPIPAPVYAPVPAPVYTXPVPVPVYAPVPAPVYAPCPCPCERPLCTLPIPAPVYVPVPAPVYTHCPCPCXTPPVPAPVKAPCPCPCERPLCTPPIPAPVYAPVPAPVYVPRPCPCVRPLSLPL from the exons CCTGCTCCTGTGTACGCCCCCATCCCTGCCCCTGTGTACGCCCCCGTCCCTGCCCCTGTGTACCCCCCCTGTCCCTGCCCCTGTGAACGCCCCCTGTGTACACCCCCCATCCCTGCCCCTGTGTACGCCCCCATCCCTGCCCCTGTGTACGCCCCCGTCCCTGCCCCTGTGTACac ccctgtccctgtccctgtgtaCGCCCCCGTCCCTGCCCCTGTGTACGCCCCCTGTCCCTGCCCCTGTGAACGCCCCCTGTGTACACTCCCCATCCCTGCCCCTGTGTACGTCCCCGTCCCTGCCCCTGTGTACACccactgtccctgtccct gtaCGCCCCCCGTCCCTGCCCCTGTGAAAGCCCCCTGTCCCTGCCCCTGTGAACGCCCCCTGTGTACACCCCCCATCCCTGCCCCTGTGTACGCCCCCGTCCCTGCCCCTGTGTACGTCCCCCGTCCCTGCCCCTGTGTACGCCCCCTGTCCCTGCCCCTGTGA